From the genome of Silurus meridionalis isolate SWU-2019-XX chromosome 20, ASM1480568v1, whole genome shotgun sequence, one region includes:
- the mms22l gene encoding protein MMS22-like, with protein MEDDFSQSLTPPVSPFMDGELSDSSLARPPCFSCAFEKGREEAQTLSSDGYVSRGILKRLLLKLDPAPADFETDTVDLFGFSWVTETALLESTQLLFGLFRQKVFRLETLVQSSSHDFGQASSLHYEAEELRQQCVLFLTYIKVFIHRFLEAPHPLADEFSPEFSQMEAQFPSNLVEQLFGVTLLIGRLKDLPANVQSAFTIHHQGKLFPPSWHLLHLNLDVHWAILEILHILGHKMMGQVVYARQFVDLTGETLTNVSLFEDHLHNLLCDLITLALNKYSKVRPTEALTSHPYQCVCTKEIWILLMHFLEHRSKILHTQSFWGYVNALLDSNLKGSLSGVAVHCKDMHGFTWWMITHLAQLGMWNRNGVLQNEKQLDDNWSFVCNLLKSSCDVKAAVQEEQMRMYVHCCLTLSMVWVPSLSAINTLWDFFSKNLNGSFSVPWLGVSALASIGSTPLALLEQAKSCCSPAPLNSTYHAQLYRSTNSFLIFLRMLALHLKQEIGAPWRQIKGRIYSKFHERRMAELSESGLHHFLLLFLVLSLSADLEDVTGRAFDLLALRLPAATAVMSWRGRLALLLGFVERGVDVGGVATRISTSFSSAAREFYLKTTPVPRRNELWRLISAYLEGVGQVWQSSATLCLSEEKLINEGFGLLLPACGARELDTVLDFLQLALTQLRRVQQCSQCASAAVPLNVVKERHLAVAVTLWTHFLPFLRTLRMSQTPPEELAHSAAGFTLLALDLPNSAPQDLQPRPLLAMIQCFGWDEMLRPILVTRYLNDLLHNEELVHKMSSAGDSAQALCVRAWIRCIVQQHQHNTTDAQNSRKDRTLDEQLAEMTTLILRLPEVESLLLRAGLNTNSATQEPKAALTLFIKCVGCVYGGLQQLAERVSLVCKALEYVGDIIKFIKPNLLNKSTEGLNITYWTLGCVVKHWSPLLATSKAQPFLLRIIDVLLLPHSLLQDKAPPPQLTSAIRDTLPLYLQGLSVAGGVSQTQVSYLKQQLNNVITQYLSRFLPATPTVGAIANHPVLLAGCEATPTPRGAALRRTILQNLRENFLQFRGHAPPPRLAAVLMFLLELLRRNNDTDPALLTVPLAHVLRCVMLVNEPQVKKLSTESLQLIVERCSSAATEEPCEKLIAVLRTFVEENEGIYEQQMYSALETVAVLCPSAVSPLIPVLSQSLRNTEQKRGIGKNTSLRNAYRTLLALLGDAGQAEMIILEED; from the exons GTCAAGCAAGTAGCCTTCATTATGAAGCCGAAGAGCTGAGGCAGCAGTGTGTGCTGTTTCTCACCTACATTAAAGTCTTTATTCACAG GTTTCTGGAGGCACCCCACCCACTGGCGGACGAGTTCTCCCCTGAGTTCTCACAGATGGAGGCGCAGTTTCCCTCCAATTTAGTGGAGCAGCTGTTCGGCGTCACGCTCCTCATTGGCCGGCTTAAAGATTTACCGGCAAACGTCCAAAGCGCTTTCACCATCCATCACCAGGGAAAG CTTTTCCCTCCATCGTGGCATTTATTGCACCTTAATTTGGATGTCCACTGGGCCATACTGGAGATCCTGCACATTTTGGGGCACAAAATGATGG GTCAAGTTGTGTATGCACGCCAGTTTGTTGATCTAACAGGAGAAACTCTTACCAACGTCAGCCTGTTTGAAGATCACCTCCACAACCTGCTGTGTGACCTCATTACTTTAGCGCTGAACAAGTACAGCAAG GTGAGACCGACCGAGGCGTTAACAAGCCATCCTTACCAATGTGTTTGCACTAAAGAGATTTGGATTCTCCTTATGCACTTTTTGGAACACAGAAGCAAAATTCTTCACACACAG TCTTTTTGGGGCTATGTGAATGCACTTCTCGACTCCAACCTGAAGGGGTCGCTATCAGGAGTTGCAGTACACTGTAAAGACATGCACGGCTTCACCTGGTGGATGATCACACACCTTGCACAGCTTGGAATGTGGAACCGTAACGGAGTACTTCAAAACGAA AAGCAGCTGGATGACAACTGGAGTTTTGTGTGTAATCTGCTGAAGTCCAGCTGTGATGTGAAG GCAGCAGTTCAGGAGGAGCAGATGCGGATGTATGTGCATTGCTGTCTGACTCTGAGTATGGTCTGGGTTCCCAGCCTCAGCGCCATCAACACACTTTGGGATTTTTTCAGCAAAAACCTG AATGGATCGTTCTCAGTACCTTGGTTAGGTGTGTCTGCATTGGCCAGCATTGGCTCCACCCCACTGGCACTGTTGGAACAGGCCAAGAGCTGCTGTAGCCCTGCCCCACTGAACTCCACTTACCATGCCCAACTCTATCGCTCCACCAATTCCTTCCTTATTTTCCTGCGGATGCTCGCATTGCACCTGAAGCAGGAGATTGGCGCCCCCTGGAGGCAGATCAAGGGCAG AATCTATTCTAAGTTCCATGAGCGCCGCATGGCCGAGCTCTCCGAGAGCGGACTACATCActtcctgctcctcttcctggTTTTGTCGCTCTCTGCTGATCTGGAGGACGTCACGGGACGCGCCTTCGATCTTTTGGCCCTGCGGTTGCCTGCGGCGACGGCGGTGATGTCGTGGCGGGGTCGTTTGGCTCTGCTGCTCGGGTTCGTGGAGCGGGGTGTGGACGTGGGCGGGGTTGCCACAAGGATCTCCACCTCCTTTAGCAGCGCTGCACGGGAGTTTTACCTCAAGACCACGCCCGTCCCGAGGAGGAACGAGCTGTGGCGCTTGATCTCCGCCTACTTGGAAGGGGTGGGCCAGGTGTGGCAGAGCAGCGCCACCTTGTGCCTGTCTGAGGAGAAGCTCATTAACGAAGGGTTCGGCCTGCTCCTACCTGCATGTGGCGCTAGAGAACTTGACACGGTGCTCGACTTCCTACAGTTGGCCCTGACACAGTTACG GAGGGTGCAGCAGTGTTCTCAATGTGCTAGTGCAGCTGTTCCTCTAAATGTGGTTAAAGAGCGCCACCTGGCGGTCGCCGTCACTCTGTGGACTCACTTCTTGCCGTTCTTGCGCACCTTGAGAATGTCTCAGACTCCACCAGAAGAGCTGGCACACTCCGCTGCAG GTTTTACTCTGTTAGCGTTGGATTTGCCTAACTCTGCCCCTCAGGATCTTCAGCCCCGCCCACTCCTGGCCATGATTCAATGCTTTGGCTGGGATGAGATGCTTCGGCCCATACTAGTAACACGCTACCTCAACGACCTGCTGCACAAtga ggAGCTGGTGCATAAAATGAGCTCTGCTGGTGACTCTGCGCAGGCTTTATGTGTAAGAGCTTGGATCCGATGTATTGTACAgcaacatcaacacaacaccACTGATGCACAAAACAGCAGAAAAG ACAGGACTTTAGACGAGCAGTTAGCCGAGATGACAACACTCATCCTCCGACTGCCAGAAGTGGAGTCACTGCTTCTGAGAGCCGGACTGAACACTAACTCTGCTACACAAGAACCTAAAGCTGCCCTGACCTTGTTTATAAag tgtgtaggtTGTGTGTATGGTGGGTTGCAGCAGCTGGCTGAGCGTGTGTCCCTGGTGTGTAAAGCTCTGGAGTACGTAGGCGACATCATAAAGTTCATCAAACCCAACCTGCTGAACAAGAGCACAGAGGGGCTGAACATCACCTACTGGACACTCG GGTGTGTGGTTAAGCACTGGAGCCCCCTCCTGGCCACGTCTAAAGCTCAACCCTTTCTACTGCGCATCATAGACGTCCTGCTGCTCCCTCATTCCCTGCTGCAGGATAAAGCTCCGCCTCCTCAGCTGACCTCTGCTATTCGGGACACACTGCCACTTTACCTGCAG GGTCTCTCAGTCGCAGGGGGAGTGTCCCAGACTCAGGTGTCCTACCTCAAGCAACAGCTGAATAACGTTATAACTCAGTACCTGAGCCGCTTCCTTCCAGCCACGCCCACCGTCGGAGCAATAGCAAATCACCCAGTGCTGCTGGCTGGCTGTgaggccacacccacaccacGAGGGGCTGCACTGAGGAGGACCATCCTGCAGAATTTAAG GGAAAACTTTCTGCAGTTCAGAGGCCATGCCCCTCCTCCTCGTTTGGCAGCTGTCCTCATGTTCTTATTGGAGCTTCTGAGACGTAATAATGACACTGACCCCGCCCTCCTCACTGTACCCCTCGCACATGTGCTGCGCTGTGTGATGCTTGTTAATGAACCTCAAG tgaaGAAGCTCAGCACAGAAAGCTTGCAGCTAATCGTCGAGAGATGTTCCTCTGCAGCAACGGAAGAACCATGCGAGAAGCTTATCGCAGTTCTCAG AACGTTCGTGGAGGAGAACGAGGGGATTTATGAGCAGCAGATGTACAGCGCATTGGAGACGGTAGCCGTCCTCTGTCCCTCAGCGGTGTCGCCTCTGATTCCAGTCCTGTCACAAAGTTTGCGAAACACAGAACAGAAGCGAGGAATCGGAAAAAACACATCTCTCAG AAATGCCTACAGGACTCTTCTGGCCCTGTTGGGAGATGCTGGTCAGGCTGAAATGATCATACTGGAAGAGGACTAA